The genome window AGCTCGTCCTTCCAGTTATTTCCAGTGGAACAtgattgaaagatgcttacttgCAAGGTACACAGTGCAGAGTCCTTCCAGATTCTCTACTTTTCctcctaatttttaaatgtgtcatCCCCATTTACCTTGTTTTACTGACTTTTCTTTATTGTTCTTTCAAAAACAATGATTTACTTTTCATAGAAAcattacttttttgtgtgtgttcatatTTAATTGGTTTACATAATATGAGTACTggattatatgccaggcactcttctatGTTGGGGATGTATTAGTGGAAAAAACAAAGTCCTGCCCTCATGGATCTTGAGAGGACAGACAATAATGACTGATTATAAAAAGCTAGTTCATGATCATTATTGTAAAGAAAAGTAAAGGGATGTAAGAGGCCACTCTCCAGATTGACTGCTGGAGAAAGGTGACTGTAGGGAGACCCATGCGAGGTGAGGGTACACCCGGCTCAGGGAAGCATAGTCTGGTGATCAGAAGACCAGCATCAACAGGCTGCAATCAGACGCAGCTGACTCTTAGCATAAAACTTAGCTGGTGGGAGAAGTGTTGGAGTGTCCTGGAGGGGAGCCGGTCAGCTTCAGGTGTGAGCAGCCGTCAGTGTTGACAGGGGAGAAGGATGAGTCCATTGGGGAGTGTCTCCTGCATAACCCTGGTTTCTCTCACATTGCTTTCTTTCATGCCTTGCACACAGGCCTTTGAGGAATGGAATAAGACAGAGCTGGACTCATTCCTGATTGAAATCACAGCCAATATTCTCAAGTTCCAAGATGCTGATGGCAAACACCTGTTGCCAAAGATCCGGGACAGCGCGGGGCAGAAGGGCACTGGGAAGTGGACCGCCATCTCCGCCCTGGAGTACGGCGTGCCCGTCACCCTCATCGGTAACGCTCAGCTTTTGACTGAACCTCCGTCTCGGTTTTGATCCTGGCATCCTTCTGGAGTGTTAGTGTAGCCTGCCCCTGAGAGCAGGCCTTTCAGAGCGCCTGTTCAAACTAGTTGGCTTTCCAAGTGCGGTCTGCTCTTTCTGCATTTGCATAAGGTTACAGTGTGAGAGAGGCTGAAGCTGCCTTTGAATCTCTTCTTTGTAATCCTTCTGCCAGTCATGTGAGCTTTGAGATGAATTCCAGAATCACTATCTGTCTTTTGCAGTTTgactttgaggattttttttttggctacccTGCTCAGCttgtggatcttagctccctgaccagggacagaagCTGGggccctgcagtgaaagcaccgagtcctcaccactggatgCCGGGGAAGTCCCTGGGTCATTTTCCCATTAGGGACTTAATTACAGTCAGTGACTTAAGGTCTTTTTAATAGGAAAGGTAACTGTAATGGAATTTTTCATACGACAGTTCACACAATAATAAAAGCCTAGGTACTCAACATTTATTACTATTTTGCTAAGGTTTTTTCTCAGTTATCTAGAAAAATATTACTTATGCGTTTCTagtcctttaatatttctttcctaaGTTCTTAGAAGAGTACTGTTGTCCTGAAGTTGTCTTATATCCTTCCCACCCTTGTTTTTTTATCTTAATGAGCTAAACATCAAACTCAAAAAGATGtagagagaaggaaataatcaGCAGAGATAAAAATACTAAGAGGATTAATAGAACTGCATGATGgttctttaagaataaaatagggacttccactgcagtgggcacaggttcaatccccggttggggaactaagatccctcatgcctttcTATGtgacaaaaaaaacaaataaaaaagaataaagtagatACACCTGGCAAGattgaaaagaagaatgaaggCAGGCTCTGGCCTGTTTACTGACAGGCTGTTCATTGCTCCTGGCAGAGTGGTTCCCCAGCACTGTTGGCTCTTCCAGAAAcgggttgcctttccctcctaATCTCCCACTTTGGTTTCGTGGTTAATTACGCTTCACTGTTCACATTGAACAGGGTGGTTGCAGGCCTGGTGAGGAGGGAAACAGTTAGTCCAGCTCTACAGAGAAGGAAGTGGACTGCTATTTAGCTAATCTGAATACCATCCGGGGGCGGGCCACATGACCAGTAACTGGGAGCGGTTCGTTCAACATCGACTCAAATATATGAGTATTAGAGCCCTCAAGAGAGTCCTACTCGGATGTTTCAGAGACTTTGTCCCTTCCTAGTGGACGGCAGGCAGGCTTCCTCCTGGCCAGGCGCCATTCTTGCTTGCTGAACAATGGGGAAGCGAGTCTTCTGTCTAATCTCTAAGCAACCCTGCGGTTACACCACGCGTGCCTTCTTGTGCTTTGTCTTTCGAAGCCTTTACCCATGACTGCTAAGTCATCGTGTGTGCAGGAGCCCAGAGAGGCGGACAGGGCCAGGGAGACACCCACTCTCAAGGCTATGGCCAGAATTCTTTCCTCAAAACCGAGTCCCCTGTTAGTTCCTAAagattttacttcattttgtCTGTTGGGAAAAATGGTCAATTATTCTAATTTTGCAAATTGTCAATTGGGCGACTATTTATAAGTGATGATTTTTAAGATACCAAATGGtcttaatattaaaatactatactgagggacttccctggaggtccagtggttaatactatactgagggacttccctggaggcccagtggttaatactctgcacttccactgcaggcaccgtgggttcgatccccagtcagggaactaagatcctctaTGCCTCACCAAAAAGATAAAGTACTATATTGAAATTTTTTTactcaaatgaaataaaactgttaaacTGCAACGATGATCATGGATATACCGAAAATTAAACTGTGAGAAttacaaaatgtaattttatgaaGGGTGAAGTCTGTGTTACTTCTGAATGTACTGGTTGTTTCAAAGTTGTGGGTATTAgtgcttaaaagaaaataaattgagttGTTGgtgagcatttaaaaattaaagtcctCCCAGCTGAAACAGAAATTTTACTGTTGGACCAACACCGAGTTCATTCTTAATAATAGTGATTTTGCTGCTTCATTTTTCCCCTTAAAGCACCCCCTTTGAATTTCATGGTGGTCTTTGTGGTTGAATACCCGAGTTTATGTGGAAGACCGACTTGGacttttaattttcagattaACTGTTTTGAGCTTCTTATGAAAGTTTAACTCTGGTGGCCTAAGGTTGAGACTTTCAGCTCTTTGTAAAACTGAAGTCGTGCGCCCCTCCTGCTCCCCTCACCCACTCCGGCTTGAGCGCTCCTCCTCGGGTTCTGTGTGTGCACATCGGTGACACATAATCTACCCCCTCCCCCCACGCAGGAGAAGCCGTCTTCGCGAGATGCTTATCATCTTTGAAGGATGAGAGGATCCAAGCCAGCAAAAAGCTGAAGGGGCCTCAGAATGTCCCGTTTGAAGGAGATAAGAAATCATTCCTGGAGGACATTCGAAAGGTGTGCCGGCCCTgtcgggggtgggtgggggagggggctgctgcTGGAGAGATCCTGAGGCCACATGGAGCGGGGACAGTCCAGCCTTGCCCTTTGATCGGATCTGCAGCCTGTCCTAAGCTGTAGTCCTTGCACTTCggggggtggggatgaggaagTAGGATCTGTGCTGCTggggggaatggggagggggcagggaggataGGGCATCCGTGTGCTGACTGCAGTTCTGATGAGTCTTGGTGTCCATCTTCAGGCCCTCTATGCTTCCAAGATCATCTCTTACGCTCAGGGCTTCATGCTGCTAAGACAGGCAGCCACTGAATTTGGCTGGACCCTCAACTATGGCGGCATTGCCCTGATGTGGAGGGGGGGCTGCATCATCAGGAGGTGAGTGCTGGTGGGGAACCAGGGGCTCTGGCGCTCTCAGGAGGGCTTTCCTGGAGCTGCGCACGGAGTCCTCTCACTGGCCACCAGGCAGCTTTAAGTGTCTCCTGTGTGTCAGTTACTTGAGTGTTTACACTGCCCCGTCTAAAGTGCTTCTGTGTGCACAGTCATGCCCTCTGCCCAGGCCTCTCGTGACCTGGGCTTCGGTGTTCCTGGTCCGTACAGCAAGCTTTAGGGGTGGGGTCGGGAGGACAGGTGCCTTCGTAGCTCGCTGGGGTTTCTGTTACTTCCCCTCCTTTCTGCCAGGCTGTCAGCCTGCTACTTGAGATTCATCGACTTTCTCTCGGTTATTTCAGTGTATTCCTGGGAAAGATAAAAGATGCGTTTGACCGAAACCCAGGACTTGAGAATCTGTTGTTGGATGACTTCTTTAAGTCAGCTGTGGAAAACTGCCAGGTGTGTAGCCCAGAGCTGGGTGGTACGGGAATTCCGTCTCTGGGTTTTGCTCTGAGGGGCATCTGCTCTTTCACGCACACTTGAAAGTCTGTTGTCTTTTCTGAGAGCTAGTCACTAGTTTCTGGCTTTGCTTTTCTGGCTCAGGACTCCTGGCGGCGGGCCATCAGTACTGGTGTCCAGGCAGGCATTCCCATGCCCTGCTTCACCACTGCTCTCTCTTTCTACGACGGGTACAGACACGAGATGCTGCCGGCTAACCTCATCCAGGTAAGCTTTAGGGTGGGTGGTGAACATCCACCTGGGTGGTGCCCGGAGTTCCGTGCCTGCCTCTGTCCTAACCAGCCTGTCCCTTGTTCCCCAGGCTCAGCGAGACTACTTTGGGGCACACACCTACGAACTCGTGGCCAAGCCGGGCCAATTCATCCACACCAACTGGACGGGCCACGGGGGCAGCGTGTCCTCGTCGTCGTACAACGCCTGATGGGCTTCTGTTCCAAGCCACAACTCCACAGACCGGGACATTCCGTTTGCCACACAGCACTGCTTACATGGCCCTCTGCCCTactttctgctcagatcttttaaaatatcatgtgtcGTAAGAGACTCCTCTGAAGAGTTGGCCCGAGTCTCTATGTGTCAAGTAGTTCGGAGAGAACCAGCACGCCCTCTGCCCTCACCTCTTGGGACGGAGCAGGAGTGGAGTGTGTGGGAGACAGTGTGAGCCAGCTCCCCGAGGCAGCGTTCCCCGCGTGTCCCCTGTGGCTGAGGGAGGCAGTGGCTCTCATCAAGGTGGGGAAGGGTTTTGTAGAATTTGATCAAACTGGAACCTTTGTATCACACACCTGAACTCCCTTTCCTTTtacttaataaaagaaaaacaaaaacaaaaaatcgtATTTATGCTTTTTCTCCAGACTCTTTAAGTAGTCTTACCTCATCCACACTGAGCTACAGCCTCACTGGCAGAAAGATGTGCACCCGATTTCATtacatttgaattagtttatttcctttatttagtcttgttaaatatttctttattttcttaaaaaaaaaaataaaaaaacaaaaaaccaatacCAGAAACACCAAAGTTAGGTAATGATTAACTCTGGAGGGAAGGGTGAGGAAATAGTCAAGAAGTGAGTGAACTAGCTTATGACCTACTAGCTGTATGACTTAagacaaataaattatttaagctCTCTGGCCTcactttttcatttgtaaaatggggatataatCATACCTGCCTCCCTAAGacgcttcccttgtggcccagctggtaaagaatccacctgcagtttggaagacctgggttcgatccctgggttgggaagatcccctggagaagggaacggctaccccctccagtattctggcctggagaattctggccTCCTTAAGGCTATTTTGAAGATACACCTGGTAAAAACTGAACAACACTTGACACATAATAAGCATCTACATAAATGGTAATTATTACTATTGGTAATTACTGGTAATGGTAATAATTACCACTTGAGGGTGTGCCTGCCCTGGAGGCAGTGGTATTTCTGAAGAAACCAAATGTTACTTCTAGCAGTTACTGGTGAATTCACTTTACAAACCAGCCCTGAAACAGTTCCTGGCAGGGCTTCTCTGTGCTCAGGTGTTTAAGTTAAGCAGATCTTCACTGAATACATCACTAACAACCACCACCCTGCCAGGGGGTGGAgcttggcaggggttgggggtgggaggaagtagGCTCTGAGTCAGTAGGTCTGGGGCGGGGAACCCatattctgcatttctttttaaaaattatttttagagacTAATTACTTCACgatattgtgatagtttttgccatcacatgaacatgaatcagccacaggtatacctgtgtacatattctgcatttctaacaagttcccaggttcCCATTATGGCACAAGAAGGGCAAGATAAACGgaagatatttttattgttaaaataatatGAGTCCTTTGcctgggtgttttgttttttttttttactatatattatttcatGCCTTAGGAATTTTGCATACCATGACCTATTAGAAAAATACATCGATTAAAAAAACTCCCTACGTTAGCTCTAGTAAAGGCAGCCCAGCCCAATGGTTAGAGCCTGGGCCCATACCTTAGAATCACCACTAATTCATGGTTACTCTGATCCTTAATCTCGGTACCTATGTGCTGCCTCGTCTGTAAAAAGATGATAATAACACCTGTTCACAGAGCTCTTTTGAGGATTAGTGTTTGCCACATAGTGAATCCTATTTATGATTTACTCTTTATTACCTACCTCCTGGTGAAGGTGAGGTCGTTGAACACTTCTAAAAGTGGATGGAGGTGGACACAGACGGGTTCTGCTCCCAGCCAGGTGGGTCCTGTCCAGCACAACTGCTTCAGGGACAATCTGGTGGCCGTTCTAGCAAAGGGCCTCCcttggcaaaaaacaaaacaaaacaaaactgtaggTCTGTTATGATGTCAGCCACaacttctttctgctttatttgggACAGAAAGGAGTTAATTAGGAAGATATATAGGGgatggagggaggctcaagagggtcgggatatatatacacacgtagaCCTGATCgatgttgtatagcagaaacttaacacaatattgtaaagcaattacacttcaactgaaggaaaaaaagaaagatgtggaTCCGACAAGGGCGCAGACATGATCTTCAGCAGAGGCTTTAGTCAACGGACTTGCAGCTGTTGTCTTCGAGGCAGATGGAAGCCATCTTTTCAGGAGGGGTAGAGAGACCGTCAGGATGTATATGCCATGCTTAGTATGTATGTTAGCACAGACACATTCACCGTCTGGTAATGGATATGCTGTGCCAGTTTCTGCCCAGTGTGTAACAAACCATCCCAAACTCTGTGGTGTAACATAACTACCATTTTTTTATCCTAATTCTGAGGGTCAGAAATTTGGAAGGCTACCGGGGTGATGGCTTATCTCTGTTCCACAATATCTGGGGGCCTCAGCTAGGAAGACTTGAAAGCTGGGGGTGGTTCCATGGTTGGGACCATGTGGAGGTGTCTGTCTTCTTcattcatcaggtggccaatgttgGCTGGGACCTCAGCCCCGCCTATCAGCTGGAAAGTTACATGGTGGCCTCACCATGTGGCCTCAGTTGGCCTTGCTGAGGCAAACATCTTACTCGGTGGCTCAGTGTTGCAGCTAACAAAACAAACACCACCTTGCCTTTAACGCCTAGTCATattggcagatagatggggaaacaatggaaacagtgacagactttattttcttgggctcgaaaatcactgcagatggtgagactacagccatgaaattaaaagacgtttgctccttggaagaaaagctatgacaaacctagaaatcatattaaaaagcagagacactgcttggctgacaaaggtccatctagtcaaagccataagtagtcacgtatggatgtgagagttggactataaagaaagctgagcaccgaagaactgtggtgttggagaagactcttgagagtcccttggactgcaaggagatcaatctagtcaatcctaaaggaaatcagtcctgaatattcattggagggactgatgctgagctgaagctccaatactttgggcagctgatgtgaagaacggactcactggaaaagaccctgatgctgggaaagactgaaggcaagaggagaaggggatgatggaggatgagatggacatgagtttgagcaagctctgggagaataGTGTAGGACAGgaaagccca of Bubalus bubalis isolate 160015118507 breed Murrah chromosome 5, NDDB_SH_1, whole genome shotgun sequence contains these proteins:
- the PGD gene encoding 6-phosphogluconate dehydrogenase, decarboxylating isoform X1, which encodes MAQADIALIGLAVMGQNLILNMNDHGFVVCAFNRTVSKVDDFLANEAKGTKVLGAHSLEEMVSKLKKPRRIILLVKAGQAVDDFIEKLVPLLDIGDIIIDGGNSEYRDTMRRCRDLKEKGILFVGSGVSGGEDGARYGPSLMPGGNKEAWPHIKAIFQGIAAKVGTGEPCCDWVGDEGAGHFVKMVHNGIEYGDMQLICEAYHLMKDVLAMGHAEMAKAFEEWNKTELDSFLIEITANILKFQDADGKHLLPKIRDSAGQKGTGKWTAISALEYGVPVTLIGEAVFARCLSSLKDERIQASKKLKGPQNVPFEGDKKSFLEDIRKALYASKIISYAQGFMLLRQAATEFGWTLNYGGIALMWRGGCIIRSVFLGKIKDAFDRNPGLENLLLDDFFKSAVENCQDSWRRAISTGVQAGIPMPCFTTALSFYDGYRHEMLPANLIQAQRDYFGAHTYELVAKPGQFIHTNWTGHGGSVSSSSYNA
- the PGD gene encoding 6-phosphogluconate dehydrogenase, decarboxylating isoform X2, coding for MAQADIALIGLAVMGQNLILNMNDHGFVVCAFNRTVSKVDDFLANEAKGTKVLGAHSLEEMVSKLKKPRRIILLVKAGQAVDDFIEKLVPLLDIGDIIIDGGNSEYRDTMRRCRDLKEKGILFVGSGVSGGEDGARYGPSLMPGGNKEAWPHIKAIFQGIAAKVGTGEPCCDWAFEEWNKTELDSFLIEITANILKFQDADGKHLLPKIRDSAGQKGTGKWTAISALEYGVPVTLIGEAVFARCLSSLKDERIQASKKLKGPQNVPFEGDKKSFLEDIRKALYASKIISYAQGFMLLRQAATEFGWTLNYGGIALMWRGGCIIRSVFLGKIKDAFDRNPGLENLLLDDFFKSAVENCQDSWRRAISTGVQAGIPMPCFTTALSFYDGYRHEMLPANLIQAQRDYFGAHTYELVAKPGQFIHTNWTGHGGSVSSSSYNA